One window of the Carnobacterium maltaromaticum DSM 20342 genome contains the following:
- a CDS encoding cation-translocating P-type ATPase, translated as MEAKVQQVGLTTEEVASRLARGENNKPLEPMTKSFKSIFYDNICTLFNFINIVIAGFIIYTGSYKNLIFLGVIVANTCIGIFQEIRAKRNVDQLSLLNQAKITVIRNGSHVQIQQHELVQDDLMIVRRGEQLCVDGIVIETEGLELDESQLTGEADPVNKWTDSEVLSGSYVISGNALVKATKVGEESYSSKIALEAKKGKEIYSELVKTLKRIIKMLTFAIIPIGGLLFFSNYMGNMITIEQAILGTAAAIIGMIPEGLILITSIALAVGVINLTKRKVLVKTMGSIETLARVDLLCLDKTGTITDGNLKVINLLPYQKTTKEELEKIISNLVEGLQDDNSTSLALQKAVEKNFSWNLTRAVPFSSIRKWSGATFEGEGTYIMGAPEYLFAELPVEIQLKINEAIESGNRVLAFAASQEPLASNHLPDDLNLIGLVFMEDTIRPEAPATLAYFEQQGVEVRMISGDNPKTVSQIAKRAGVANGDRFIDMSKIEEDSDLTEIAEAHTVFGRVSPTQKRELVKAMKKAGHTVGMTGDGVNDILALKEADCSIAMAEGSDAAKGVSDFVLLDSNFDSMVGVVMEGRRVVNNIQRVASLYLTKTVYSAVLAVIFIFLRTAYPFEPIQLSPINALTVGIPSFFLALRPNYSQIKGGFLKNVLKPAFSAGLTVVIYILTILVVGKMLNLSFSTTSTLSVLLTGAVCFTALIHISRPLDRKIMAMIASLIALFLIIFIFFGSVFSLVSLFNIQLLLFAVPLLATVVPLYHLMRRIVTRIADGKPEAI; from the coding sequence ACTTTTTAACTTTATAAATATTGTCATTGCAGGTTTTATTATATATACAGGAAGTTACAAAAACTTAATTTTTTTGGGAGTTATTGTAGCGAATACTTGTATTGGTATTTTTCAAGAAATCCGAGCTAAGCGAAATGTGGATCAGTTGAGCTTGTTAAATCAAGCTAAGATAACGGTTATTAGAAATGGTAGTCACGTTCAGATTCAACAGCATGAGCTTGTGCAAGATGATCTGATGATAGTTCGTCGTGGAGAGCAATTGTGTGTCGATGGAATCGTGATTGAAACAGAAGGACTTGAATTAGATGAGTCGCAATTAACTGGTGAAGCAGATCCAGTCAATAAATGGACAGATTCAGAAGTTTTATCTGGTAGTTACGTGATTAGTGGAAATGCATTGGTTAAAGCGACCAAAGTAGGAGAGGAAAGTTATTCTTCTAAAATTGCTTTGGAAGCTAAAAAAGGAAAAGAAATATATAGCGAATTAGTTAAAACCTTAAAAAGAATTATTAAAATGCTGACATTTGCGATTATTCCTATTGGGGGTCTGTTATTCTTTTCAAATTACATGGGAAATATGATTACAATTGAACAGGCTATCTTAGGGACTGCTGCAGCGATTATTGGGATGATTCCAGAAGGGCTGATCTTGATTACGTCAATTGCATTAGCTGTGGGTGTGATCAATTTAACGAAACGTAAAGTCTTAGTTAAGACGATGGGTTCTATTGAAACACTAGCTCGAGTTGATTTATTATGTTTAGATAAGACTGGAACTATTACCGATGGGAACTTAAAAGTAATTAATCTTTTACCTTATCAAAAGACAACTAAAGAAGAGCTAGAGAAAATAATTAGTAACCTTGTTGAGGGATTACAAGATGACAATTCAACCAGTTTAGCTTTGCAAAAAGCAGTAGAAAAAAATTTTTCGTGGAATTTGACACGAGCAGTACCCTTTTCATCTATTCGTAAATGGAGTGGTGCCACATTTGAGGGGGAAGGAACCTATATTATGGGAGCTCCTGAGTACTTATTTGCGGAATTACCTGTAGAGATTCAACTTAAAATAAATGAAGCAATTGAAAGTGGGAACCGTGTATTAGCTTTTGCGGCTAGTCAAGAACCGTTAGCAAGTAATCATTTACCAGATGATTTAAACTTGATTGGTTTGGTCTTTATGGAAGATACTATTCGACCTGAGGCTCCGGCTACATTAGCTTATTTTGAGCAACAAGGAGTAGAAGTTAGAATGATTTCTGGGGATAATCCCAAAACAGTTTCGCAGATTGCGAAAAGAGCTGGCGTAGCAAATGGGGATCGATTTATTGACATGAGTAAAATAGAAGAGGACAGTGATTTAACCGAAATCGCTGAAGCCCACACTGTTTTTGGGCGTGTTAGCCCAACTCAAAAACGTGAATTGGTTAAAGCAATGAAAAAAGCTGGACACACCGTGGGTATGACAGGTGACGGCGTAAATGATATTTTAGCGTTAAAAGAAGCTGATTGTAGTATTGCGATGGCTGAAGGAAGTGACGCTGCAAAAGGTGTTTCTGATTTTGTTTTATTGGACTCTAATTTTGATTCGATGGTGGGAGTGGTTATGGAAGGTCGGCGAGTTGTGAATAATATCCAACGAGTTGCGTCTTTATACCTAACAAAAACAGTTTATTCGGCTGTTTTAGCTGTTATTTTCATTTTTTTACGGACAGCATATCCGTTTGAACCCATTCAATTAAGTCCAATTAACGCGTTAACCGTTGGTATTCCATCCTTCTTTTTGGCATTACGTCCTAATTATAGCCAAATCAAAGGTGGATTTCTGAAAAATGTATTAAAACCAGCGTTTTCTGCAGGCTTAACTGTTGTAATTTATATTTTAACGATTCTAGTAGTAGGAAAAATGTTAAATTTAAGTTTTTCTACAACGTCAACTTTAAGTGTTTTATTAACTGGGGCAGTTTGTTTTACCGCGTTAATTCATATTTCAAGACCGCTTGATCGAAAAATAATGGCTATGATTGCCAGCTTAATTGCGTTATTTTTAATTATTTTTATTTTCTTTGGTTCTGTTTTTTCACTTGTAAGTTTGTTCAATATACAATTGTTACTTTTTGCTGTTCCATTATTGGCAACAGTCGTTCCATTGTATCATTTAATGCGTCGTATAGTGACAAGAATAGCAGATGGAAAACCAGAAGCAATATAA
- a CDS encoding MFS transporter: MGNVIQSYQMDPKVQKNRWLILVAVGLFTFMSTLDGSIVNIAIPVISERLGVPMNQSEWIVSVYLMTVCILILLFGKIGDLIGKIKVFRWGTFIFVLGSLLCGIEINLGFLLVARIIQAIGASMTMSANYGIITEIFPIKERGKALGLMGSFVSLGSIAGPGIGGILLAHFDWSSIFLINVPVGLITIFMGMKILPKDLFLKEEKIDYAGFLAFALFIGTLFIGIFIGQEIGFLHGIVIGMFSIAVISFIAFIRIENKVEKPLVHFGLFKNSLFSISLLCAFLIFVTNFFFNVMMPFYLQGTLSLPPSQAGLLLMVFPMVMVIAAPISGSLSDKIGAEILTFIGLAVLTLVQLAYIFIGVDTNLIWFAVLTGLMGLGSALFQSPNNAIVMSSVPKDQLGIAGSMNSLARNLGMVFGISFATTILYWAMSSKAGFKVTTYLADQPQLFVYGMHVTFTVSFAICLFATCLTGYRLLKK, from the coding sequence ATGGGAAATGTGATTCAAAGTTATCAAATGGACCCAAAAGTCCAAAAAAATAGATGGTTAATCTTAGTTGCAGTCGGTTTATTTACATTTATGTCGACATTAGATGGAAGCATTGTTAACATAGCAATTCCAGTGATTTCAGAGCGATTAGGAGTACCTATGAATCAATCAGAATGGATTGTTTCAGTATACTTAATGACCGTTTGTATTCTCATTTTACTATTTGGTAAGATTGGGGATTTGATTGGCAAGATTAAAGTTTTTCGGTGGGGAACGTTTATTTTTGTTTTAGGTTCTTTACTGTGTGGGATTGAGATTAATTTAGGCTTTTTATTAGTGGCAAGAATCATTCAAGCGATTGGAGCGAGTATGACAATGTCAGCTAATTATGGGATTATTACAGAGATTTTCCCTATCAAGGAACGTGGCAAAGCGTTAGGATTAATGGGTTCATTTGTTTCGCTAGGTAGTATTGCTGGCCCTGGAATCGGTGGAATCTTATTAGCGCATTTTGACTGGTCATCCATTTTTTTAATTAATGTACCAGTAGGATTAATTACTATTTTTATGGGTATGAAAATATTGCCAAAAGATTTATTTTTAAAAGAGGAAAAAATTGATTATGCAGGATTTTTAGCATTTGCTTTATTTATTGGAACATTATTTATCGGTATTTTTATTGGTCAAGAAATCGGTTTTCTTCATGGTATAGTAATAGGGATGTTTAGTATCGCTGTGATTAGTTTTATTGCCTTTATCCGAATTGAAAATAAGGTAGAAAAGCCACTTGTTCATTTTGGTTTGTTTAAGAATAGTTTATTTTCAATTAGTCTACTGTGTGCTTTTTTAATTTTTGTCACCAATTTTTTCTTTAATGTTATGATGCCTTTTTATTTACAAGGAACCTTGAGTTTACCACCTAGCCAAGCTGGTTTATTATTGATGGTTTTCCCAATGGTTATGGTCATTGCAGCTCCAATTAGTGGGAGCTTATCAGATAAAATTGGAGCAGAAATTTTAACATTTATTGGTTTGGCAGTATTAACGCTCGTTCAATTAGCCTATATATTTATTGGAGTAGATACCAATCTCATTTGGTTTGCTGTCTTAACTGGCTTGATGGGCTTAGGAAGTGCCTTATTCCAATCACCAAACAATGCAATTGTGATGTCATCAGTCCCTAAAGATCAATTAGGGATTGCAGGGAGTATGAATTCATTAGCTCGTAATTTAGGGATGGTTTTTGGAATTTCCTTTGCTACAACAATTTTATATTGGGCAATGAGTTCAAAAGCTGGATTCAAGGTAACGACATACCTAGCAGATCAACCTCAGTTGTTCGTTTATGGTATGCACGTTACATTTACCGTATCGTTTGCTATTTGTTTATTTGCTACTTGTTTGACAGGTTATCGCTTATTAAAAAAATAA